The Hylaeus volcanicus isolate JK05 unplaced genomic scaffold, UHH_iyHylVolc1.0_haploid 10344, whole genome shotgun sequence sequence AATAGTGGCATAGTGGGCTGAGAATGAACCTGTTGCTGAGGTGGAGGGTAGAAATATGGCATTTGGTACCAAAAAGGAGACGGCATATTGGTCTGTGGCAATTGTTCACGATACGCATGATTTACACGATGTTCATGATGGCGAGGTTCATAATTATATCGACCGTTGTGATTATTacgatttcgatttcgattatTGTAGCCAAATTCATATGATCGATTCTCGCGTCGGCGTTTGTGTTGATTATTCATGCCTCGACGCtcattgttgttgttgttattgttcCGGATATGATTGTTTACACTTCGATTTGACCGTTTCAATTCCTGCCGTATTTCAGAGCGCAGATTTTGCCGTTTTTTGCTTTTACgcattcgatattttttttcaaacgctCTTACACGAAATTCTGTTGACCAATTGGTGGGAGACATGATTTTTTCACAGACTTCAGGTGAAAGCGTCGTCAACTTGAATGCGGTGTATGTTTTTCGGTTGCCTCTACTGGGTagcatttcaattttgaaaacacTATTGTTCAGATCTGTTTTTTCCATCACGTAATTAATCATTTCCTCAGTTGTAACGGATTTATCAGCCTTGGAAATGTATAATGAGTAGAGACCATTTTCATCACATACAGGCAGTGTTTTGCGATATGTACTCATGTTGATTTTGCGATTAGATGGTTCTGTATCGCTCAAATGTGTCATGTTTTCATTCAGTTTGTCACTTATTTTCTTCTCAACCGATTCGGCAATTAAGTCACTCATTTGTTGCatgtttaatacattttgATGTGGCATTGAGTGGCCAGCTCCGGTGTTATCATCATTGTGAGTGCTTAGtagcatttcaattttttccacaCACGATTCACATGTAATTCCGAATGGTGAATCGACGTTGAACATTTGGGAGAATGCAGCCGTTCTATTCGGATCATTTTCAAGCACTTCCCATTTGAAACCACCACTATCCGTTTGTTTTTTCGACATCAATCCGAAAACGTACAGCAGCTCTTTTGTTCTCAGCTCGTCTCGATTTCGTAAACA is a genomic window containing:
- the LOC128882315 gene encoding myb-like protein I, which translates into the protein MSTTQPHCCGKHDCKGLRYNGWSLNCRFCKEKIIVECLRNRDELRTKELLYVFGLMSKKQTDSGGFKWEVLENDPNRTAAFSQMFNVDSPFGITCESCVEKIEMLLSTHNDDNTGAGHSMPHQNVLNMQQMSDLIAESVEKKISDKLNENMTHLSDTEPSNRKINMSTYRKTLPVCDENGLYSLYISKADKSVTTEEMINYVMEKTDLNNSVFKIEMLPSRGNRKTYTAFKLTTLSPEVCEKIMSPTNWSTEFRVRAFEKKYRMRKSKKRQNLRSEIRQELKRSNRSVNNHIRNNNNNNNERRGMNNQHKRRRENRSYEFGYNNRNRNRNNHNGRYNYEPRHHEHRVNHAYREQLPQTNMPSPFWYQMPYFYPPPQQQVHSQPTMPLFHPHYTHAQHTPHQTFQPFNVQNHNG